In Anopheles bellator chromosome 2, idAnoBellAS_SP24_06.2, whole genome shotgun sequence, the genomic stretch GGAAGTGTCCACGGTAAAACAGACGAAACAATCCCAGTCGCTTGCAGATTACAACCTGCAACCTGGCGCGCCAGGAATGGCTATAACTTTACCGTCAAGCGAACCCCGACGGACGCGCGGCTGTCGAAAGTTATTAACGTTGCTTTTCTCCAGATGTCGTccgccgttttgtttcgttgatttcttttccgctGGTAATGTATTCGGTTGACTAATGTATTCGCTAATGTATACGATTCGGTGAATGTTTACTTAATTTAAGCACGGATTTTGTACTTTTTTACAGAAATTGTAATTAGCTGAAAGAATTGTGCAGCGTTGTATTCAGGGCACAGTAAATCAAACAGTAACAATGCAGACAGTTCCTGGAGCACCGTTGATGTGCTTGTGACAGTACAGAATAAGTGAATAGATTTAGGTTTTTTTAAAACCTACAAGTCTCCCAACTTCTTCCACTAGCCCTGAAGTAGTACTTGAATGCAATGCTTATTCCATAGAACATATTAAAAGAATAACATCGATCTGGTAATAATGATTGTTTGATTGCAATTTTCCCACGTCCAAGTAGTGTCGGATCGAACGGACCTCTGTAGATTATTCGGCGGAGAACACAAAAATAACCTACGTCCACGATCTTGTCTAACCCGAAGCAAAGGGCACGGTTTTCGGTGCGAACCGGTGCGTTAACTATCACACCTTCCAATTAACTCGCTGAGGCTCTAGGCGATGGCCTCAGGAGCATGCCCGATCCACCGTCTCCGCCCTGGACCACCGATGGGCAGtcaaattgaaattatcaCCCCGCAAGCCATTGGACGGCGGACCGATGCGCGTCGCTGATCGCAACATGTGATCGgcgcgatcggcgatcggtccGTATGAGGCAAACGTTTACTTGCCGGCCCTCTAACCGGGCGACCAGAGGGGTGAAGAAATGCGATGAGAGATGATAAGAAGGAAAGTATACCgctcgtcgacgtcgacgagtagaaaaggaaggaaattGACAGCGGGATTAGAGAAAAAGCACTACCTCATCTATTAATTACTGCCGGCCACAACCCCAAACTGTTGCGCCGGACGGGTTGACCAAGGGGCCGTGCTGCGCGGCAAGGACGAGGCTGTCGGCGGtcggcaccggaccggaggttGCCAAGAGGTTGAGTTTTGATTGGAACGAAATTTCACTAGATCGATATCCCGGCGCGATTGCCGCCATCAGGTTGAGATGGCAGCGCCTGATCATCAAGGGGGTGGGTTTTCGATCATTGATTCGAATTAGAAACCATCCAGCACGACGCTCAATGATAGTGATTTGGCGAATCATCCAACTGTTGTTATGTTGTGTATATTTTTTTCCGGATTTCTCTATTTCGCTTTCCGCCATTCCGCCGGCATAACGCCGGTGCTGCGAGTGTAGTCCACCTTCGTAGGACCAGCATAGGATCGCGACCAGCATTGGgaaatataatttaattaccttTTTGGAtaagttttccaaaaatttGGAGTTCTTTTTGGATAAACTTTTTACTTCTTGTATTGCATTTTTTGATAATATTACAGGATAGAGCAGCATTTTTATCTGTTCTCACGTTGAGCTAAAACAAAGCGTACGATCGAAATTCCTGTCTTTGGTATAAGAAGCGACCAATTAGAAGGGAGTCTTAAACTGGGTTATATTGGTTTCTGTAACATAAGAATGTCTTCGTTGTCAAAactttgtgttatttttagtGTGCTTCAGTATGTTAAATTATCCTGTATAACCCGATTCATTTTTCAAGCTACGTCTTTAAAATTTTAGTGCACTCTTCGCCAGTGTCAGCGTCTGAGGCAGCTTCTCTATCGTTGATGTATTGTGATGCTCAACGTTCCATTTATTGCATAGTACGAAAATTTGTAATAATACCTGTTTAGAGTCAACCACCTTTGCTCCTTACGCATTCCGGTACGGTGTGTTGATGTCTCTTAGTTTGCAAATAGACGTCGGACGCTACTAAAAACAAGGTAGATCTAATGCAGCACTggcttttttctcttttcaatTGCATCCTTAATGCTGCTTCACATCAATAACTtagcaataacaataactTCTTAGTAATATATGAGCGTCAAGTGTAGCAAAGCCATAAGACATTTATTGTATCACTTCTTGCATATCTCGATTTATGTTTGTTCTGAATTacatttgaaattcaaattcaacgTCTTAGTGCAGCGACATCTGTACGTCAAGTTTCATTGTTTACATCTTTTTGACACACATCTCGGCGAGAGAgcggcgagagagagtgagagccaCATttgggagagcgagagatggaaTGGATTTGACAGCCGTGTCAAAAGCAaagcgggcgaaaaaaaagcaaaagcgaaaagcaGCGAAAAATTCCAAGCCTCGTTTTAAAGCGAAAAAGTGTGTGGACATTTTCACACGCGAAAATCACGCAACAGAAACCCCGAATTAGTGTGCGGATAACTTCCTGTGTCGTGTTCTACATACCGTAGCATGGGACGCTCACGATCTCGCAGTCGGTCGCCCAAGAAGCACAAGAGCAAACACCGCAAGCGAAGCAAATCTCGATCGTCCTCCCACAGCAAACacgaccaccatcaccgcagCAGCTACGATAAATACAGGGAGCGCAGCTCCAAGTCCAGGTAATATTGCCCTGCAGAATGCTTCAGCGCACTTGGGCCACGGGTGATCCGCCGGATCCGGTGGCCCTGCGATGGGCTTCAGTTACCTTCCATTTAATCAAATAGGAATTTGTGCCTGCTCCCGTGCGGTGCATTCGTCTGCTTCAACCACCCCCTTCCTGCGAGTTCCCACCGACGCTTCTTATCTATTacgctgttttgttttgcctttccttTTACTTCCCTGTGATTGCGAAAGCTAAATCCATTCCCACTCCGATAACAATCCTCCATTAGCTCTCGACCGTGGTGAACGAAAAATCGTTCCAAAGAGAATcgagaaatcgatttttcgttcCCTCACCCGACACACCCACAGAAGAACATCATCATGTTATCAATAGAACGCACACATCGCCCAATAAACAACATACGTGCGCGACCAAGCCGGTTCGCAACATTTTCAGAAGCTGCCATTGCTGAACTATGTTCCAGTTGGAGCAAACCGAGAAGATCACCGATCGCACATGCTCCGGATCCACAATGAGTCAAAAGTGTACAAACCCATCCCACGCGTAGGTAGTCTTCGTAAAACAGTAAATATCACTATAGACAGTCAGCCTGGCAAGGCCTGGCTACAGGATCGCCGTCCAATCGGTATGACCACCGAAGAATGTTTGAGATGATGAATGTATGTTAACGGAGTGAATGAAAGACGACGCTACTTCGGAGGTCCAGGCAGTTCCGGCCGCCGCTAGAGGACCACAAGTCGGTTTGTTGCTAAAACAATTATAGATCCTCTCAGTTATGACGTTGACGAACGTGCTCCACAGTAGTTCAGCGGTCCTTAGTAGAGATGAAGAGAACATCTCCATTCTTTCAAGGATTGCTTAAAAAGGATTCGCGAAACGTCCAGCTAACGAAGCCTTTtgtcttttttctctctcttttctgtGCCACAATCCCCCGGCATCCGTTCCGGTGCGCGGCACTTCCCTACCGTTTTTCATGCGCCCACAGAAAACGATCGATATCGGAATCATCTGACAGTAGCAGCGATGCGTCAAACAGTGCTTCCCGGCACCATCATAAAAAGAGCTCCCGCAGCCGGAAGCTGACGGAGGTGGAACGGTTGGCGGAAATGGAGCGTCAGAGGAGACAGAAGGAAGCAGAGCAAAAAGTTAGTTATTATCACCAGGCGTCCAGGAGTTACCGGAATCGCTTGGCTAacgttgtttcgttgttgcAGATGATCGAAGAAGAGGCAGCGAAACGGATCGAGCTGTTGGTAAAGAAGCGCGTTGAGGAAGAGCTAGAAAAGCGCAAGGATGAGATAGAGCTGGAGGTGCAGCGGCGCGTGGAAGCTGCCAAGAAGCAGATGGAGCAGGAAATGATGCTCGAGCTGGAAAAGCGAAGGGAGCAGGCACGGGAAGAGGAACGGCGTCGAGAGGTAAGCGTTCCATTCATAAGATCCTACCGGATGTTGATTATGTTGACCGATAACCGATATCGCTGCGGTTGATGAAATGTGGACAGTGGAAATTACACCTTTTTGCTGACCGTGCGGCGGTCAGAACCGTTCGGTGCCATACGTTTGCTGACGATAATTAGACCGATTATACCGAACCCGCGCTCTAGTGGCTCTCGCAagaacaccgatgatgccaGCGCGATCGTACTGTGCTTTGTTGGAATGTGGAGTATTTTGTCAACTGTATGCCGCACTGAAATGAATGGAAAGTCACTGCCATGATGTGTGAAGACGGCAAGTGTGATCACGGACGAATCCGTGACTATGATTTGTGGCCATTACTGTAATCAATGT encodes the following:
- the LOC131211444 gene encoding UPF0430 protein CG31712-like is translated as MGRSRSRSRSPKKHKSKHRKRSKSRSSSHSKHDHHHRSSYDKYRERSSKSRKRSISESSDSSSDASNSASRHHHKKSSRSRKLTEVERLAEMERQRRQKEAEQKMIEEEAAKRIELLVKKRVEEELEKRKDEIELEVQRRVEAAKKQMEQEMMLELEKRREQAREEERRREEEELKKRQELENIIAENNRKIEEAQRKLAEDRLAIIEEQRKMDEERQKMRKEQEKRNREEQKMILGKNNSRPKLSFSLKPGV